From Malaya genurostris strain Urasoe2022 chromosome 2, Malgen_1.1, whole genome shotgun sequence:
AATCATTCCACTCGAACGGAGAAGCTCATCTGTGACGGAGATAAACCTAATAGTAACCGTGAGCTTGACAGTGTTTATGGGTCACATCTTTTGCCCTGATCAACGAAACAGTTTCAAAAGTAAAAGTTTATTTGCATTAGGGACCATAGATAAAGCAGCCAACCAATTTTTGGATGACGTGGTGATAAGTTCAACATACAAGGAAAACACTGCCTGCAAGCATGAATAAGAACAACGGCCATACGGCAGCAGTCGTCGGAACATCCCCAAGGTTGAATTTGTTTCAGGAAACGGTGATACGATTGTTGTTGTTTGCCATTTATATGTAAGTTATGAGTTGAGTATGAATACGTTTTTAGTAAGATTGAAGATCGATTGTAGTTTTTGACGTCTGGCGATTGTTGTGATGTAGTTGATAAAGTTGTTCTGTGTTGAATGATTTGCAATAAAAAACCAGGCGCCTTTTTCGCACGTACCTTTGTGTACAAAGTAAAAAAGATTATCATGACACAGCACTTCACGTCATCAAACAGTGAGCTGTTAAATAAACATCCCAAAGCCTTCGGGCCATTTAAGCTATTAGCAAACATGAGCGGCCAAGAATTTCTCGACTTGAATTAAAACGATATAAAACGTACAAATTAGTTGGTTTGCTAACTTGGTTCATTTTCATTATAGTTACTTTGAAATCAAGGATCCTTTCATCCGTCAAATTAACCCGGATGAGATGTGGCTTTACAAAAACCCTCGGACTGATAGTTATGTACCGTTGACCATGCTCTACCCGTCGGTATTCGGTTTGTCGGCCATTATATTCCTGATATACTACATTCGCAGCAGtgattttcatgattttaaATCGGCCTGGTTGGGTTTGACGTTGGCATGCACATTGAACGGCGTGGTTACACATTCCATTAAGGTGGCCGTTGGTCGACCCAGGCCAGACTTCTACTATCGTTGCTTCCCGGACGGGGTGATGAATGCGGACATGGTGTGCAGTGGAGAGAGTCGAGCCGTGATGGACGGTCGTAAAAGTTTTCCCAGCGGGCATGCTTCCTGTAAGCTTAACTTGTTGCTAGCTCATGTGAATATAATTTCTAATTTTAGCTTTTTTTGTCTTTGCAGTTGCTTTCGCAGCCTTAGCATTTATTTCATGCTACCTGTGCGCGAAGCTACACGTTTTCACCGAACGAGGGCGAGGTCAATCCTGGCGATTACTAACAGCGGCTGCACCGTTGTTAGCGGCAACAATGATTGCCATTAGTCGAACCTGTGACTATCATCATCATTGGCAGGATGTCGCAGTGGGATCACTGATTGGGTTGGTTGAAGCGTATCTCTGCTACCGACAGTACTATCCGCCGATAACCTCAAACCTTGGATTTCGCCCCTACATTTGCGAAAGAAGATCACAAAGTCCTAGTCGGGCAAAGCCGGAGTCTTCCATcgtgaattccgaacctgataGTAAAGCACTGCTAACACCAGAAGAAAAGGACAACAAATGGACCTAATTGATAGCAAAAGAATAGAATACGTACTAGATGTATATTTAAATTCTTCCATTGTGATCGGTTAACAAAGGTATTGTTTCAACAGGATTATTAAATTATTAGATAAACACGAATTTATAGTTGAATCTCCACCTAAGCAGTACAACTGCTATTAAAAGTGACGCAGTAACAggttttacaaatatatacagtACTACTCATTTTCAATGTGGAAAGTCATTTGCACAATATCACCTATTCCACACTCGATAACATCACCATTTCTAACAGGACCTGCACCGGCTGGTGTACCGGTCAGAATTAGATCGTTCTTTTCCAAAGACATGTACTTCGAGGAGAAAGCAATTAGTTCTGCGATCTGGAAAAAGTTGGTCGTTTCAATGGATTTGTTGACAAATGACATTTACAAATAGCttttcaattgaaattgaataGCCTCATGATTTTTCAAGTTGGAACGAGAGCACACAACAAGAAAAAATCCAACTTACCGTGAAAATCAAATTTCTAGTCGTATCGTCCTGTTTCATTTGTTCATTAACCTTGCACCAGATGCGCACATCGGTCGGATCACCCAGCTCTTCCGGTGGAATAAATCGGCTAACCGGAGTGGACGTATCGAAACCTTTGCCCAAACACCACGGCAATCCTTTCGAGCGAGCATCCACAATGTAGTCCATTCCGGTCATATCCAGTGCCAAGCAGTAACCGGCCACATAGCCCATAGCCTGATCTGCGCTAATGTTCTTGCCGGACTTCCCAATGATGACACCCAGCTCGGCTTCATAGTTGATGGCACCAAACACTTTGGGAACCTACGGGTTGAACGAaaagcaaataaacaaattccAGTTAATCATACACTATAGTATAAGGCACGTAATTTTATAATATTAGAAATTCAAACCCGTGTCAATGACCTTGATCGTGCCTTCGTCGCTTGATATGAGCGTTGATACAGGTTTGAAAAATATCACAGGGTTTGCTGGTTTTGCGGTGTTTGTTTGCCGAAGAATCTCtctagaaatagaaaaaaacatcTAATCAGGTCAAGTCGATAATTCGGATATCTACTACGTACTTGTAATTCACGCCAGCGCCTATAATTTTACGTgttgatttgaaaaagttttgggACATCTTCCGAACCCTACTGTGGCACGATTAGTTACTACACTGTGTAACAGCAGACACTTTGTAGCAAACAACTGATAGGAACTGGTCCCACCACTCAATTTGACTACCGTGCCTTAGTATTGGATTATCAGCAAAGCTATAGAGCCGTCAATTCGGTTTGATTCGTAAAATGAGATATGAAGGCGTTCGCTGTCCGCCAGCATTTAATCAGGCCAAGAAAGAAGACTAAACGAACCAGAATCTGGTTGAAGCAAGTTCATGATGTTTCCAGTTCTTGTCGAACCAAGTCGAATATAAATATGCTTGATAAGTAAAGTATTCATTGCACAGTTATCTGTGGACATGTACGCAAGTGCTACATTGTATATGTGCTCTCTACAAACACGTGGTGGCTAGCGTAAAGCAAAACGCGAAACAACACCACCCAATGGGTGCAATGAAcatttttcacattcacttttttttttcaaaatgaagcGCAAATTTCCCAGCGGCGTTATATTCAGTATTGTCCAAACTATTTTAGGTAAACgtttttagttttaaattttgataCTCCCAGCGCGTTGAAAAGCCATATCGAAACATCACAGATAAAACTTTGTCCTATGGTTTTCAACGGCCAAACATGTGCATGAAAAAATACGATAGTACTGAACAACCAACCTCACGCGTGAGTTTTCAATTTAAACTTTGCCAACCATCAgtaaccaaaacaaaaaaagttattATTTAAGAAAATAAGGCTTGCTctcgacaaaatctggacagattctagttgaaataaaattaatttactgttagttcaatccaagatgcaaTTTTTTGTGCTTTATTTGtcgtcttaaaaaaaattacagttacTTGCTTAGGCTGCATGGGGAAACCCCGAACTTTTGACTTTACTCCAGTCATTAGGGTCTGTGCCGACTTAtctgcaaccgatttagctACTTTCGTCtaagattttcgatttttttctataGTTATAGCTTATTGTTTTTATTCAGAGAGTTCTCTTTTCACGAGGTACAGCATGGACTGCATTCACTTTATACCCTTCCAAAACATCGTTGGCGTAGTGTTAAGCTATTTACCAAATCAAACTAGAATAGCGAGGAAGCATCATGGCTACGTATATATATCTatcaaagacgaccaactttttgGAGTGGACGATTTAAAAGTTTTGgtaatagtttatttttattgttaaaatcgacaatgtttcgaataaagcacgaggttttgaagaTCAAGGcatcgattaatacaaaatataaatgaaaaggaAACATACTAAacacaaaataatcattatgtcaaataaatagcataCGCTTAAAAATCCGTGCCTGTTCCAGCCGATGGCAGatcacatacgcattatcaaaatgaattcattaagattgaagtttacttaataattattctgctaatagaaatttgtcattgtaacggtctatttgattttttttctggatcgtggtctcgaaggggttgaatcgatgcgaatgacagtttcgctatctttgcggcattttgtcgctatcatTTGTTGTCATCGAGTGAACCGCAATTGagatacgttcactccacttaatttccacttcacactggtaatagggGCCGGtagtataaaaataaaacaaaagaaaagcTCAGTTAAgctctaccggcctctccaacctcggatgttggagcgtaatgcaatcaatatCTTATTCATGCCGTTCCAtatcttattcatttaattcaactatgaagctaaaagctgtaacgcatatctttatcaaattgtcaCGCTAATTGATTGCATGCGATGATGTTTTCAagaccgtcaagcccaccaaccaatggGAGGGAATATTTGTTTACGtgaatatattttatatatttcgtCTTCTACTACATAATACctatttaattaaaaaatcacATAACGTTACAATGATATAAATCTAGCATTCAAAACATAATGAATAATCACTTcggtacaaacatgtgaaaagaacatatcgtaAGATATGCCCTTTCAAAAGTTACAAACACATTGCACATTACTCAGGTTTTGAGCATGTTGTACACAAAATCTTATCGATTATTGTGTACATGAAAGTTATAATGCAATGagcattaaattttgtaacatTTGCAAGGGCCTATCGCACGATATTCCCTACTCAGATGTTTGTACCGATTTActctaaaaatgaaaatatgacgGTAAGGCACCTGTCCTGATCGACCACACAATATCCGTTATCAAACAATGTTCGTTTGttatttgtttgaaaatgtCATAGATCGCCATTTGCAAATTCAGTCCACTATTTCCCGAGATGGAGCTGACGCCCGCAGGAATCCTTGCTGTGAGGTATTAGCTGAGTCAGTAGACTGAGAAGTAATATCGgtagtaacatgtgattagggcatatcgcacgataagcccttgcgaatgttacaaaatataatgctcattgctcggctctacaaccttcattgacacaataatcgatataatctcgtagatagaagcccaatctacgaaattgtgcgcaatatgcttgtatttcatgttcaaaacttgagtaatgagcattatttttcgtaactttcaaaagggcatatcgcacgatatgccctaatcacatgttagtaccgatATTTAAATCGGCTCCGTTCTGTCCCATCAGTTCTTGTTGTTGAAGTCGTGCCATGAGTAACTGTTGACGCTGTTTTTcgtttgccattttaaaataaaCTTTGACTGCTATGAAGGTGACGATGAAAACACCACAAACAATTCCTACTACTGCCCACGGCGAAAATGTTGACTGCTCGTAGTGTATTCCAGCCACATGAGTTCGCTCGAGAACGACACTTTCAGAATTTTTACCAGCAAGTATTACCTTATTATTGTCACTAGCGGAAATTATGCGTGGCTGGTCACGCGTTATTACTGCTGGTAGTTGAAAACCAAAGCTATGCGTCTCAACAACACCACCTAATTGCGGTACATATTGGAGTATTACGTCCTAAAAACCAAAGAGGTAAACGAGCGATCTTCAAGAAAAAGAATCATACAATTACCTGAGATCTCACGTGACACATTCGAATTAATTTTAGCATTCCAACGCCTCCTATTTCTACAAATCTTTTGTAAGTTAGACCATAGTTTACTTCTATCGAAGTCGTGTTAGGTATTGCATAGACCCACCGATTGGGATCAGCCAGTTGAATCCAAATCTGATGTCTTAATTGAAGACGACTAACACGGCAGTCAGAATCAGAGTTCGTCCTATTGAAAAATGTTACAACGATGCAATCCTCCGCCGATGACAGATTCCTCATTAAATGGTGCGTGTTGCACAACGCAAAATCGTTTAGATGATTACAACTTTTATACTCGACGTAGTTCATTACCATTCCTAAATGGTGGTCGTTGTTATACACCAAAACGTCATTTTCAAGAGGGAACATCTTCAGAATACCATCTTGCATTGTTGGAACACTAGTTCCTTTCAATGTAGTGTATTGAATTGTTTCACAAAGAGGTAGTAAAATGTTGACTTTCATTTTACATTGGTCAACCTGTGCAACAACTCTTGACAACGtgtaaattttaattacttccCGAAGATTCAACGCTACAGGAAAACTGAAACCAACCGGAAGAATCTTGTGCAGTTTTTCAAGCTCTTTTAGTAAACGACTAGGACTTACAATGTTATCGTCAAGAGACATTGTACTGGATGATTGAAGAAGTTTCATAAACAATTCTTTCTTTCGAATAATCTTGTTCAATAGAATATCCATAACCAGTAACTGACCTTCACGAGTATAATCGATTGAATCAGGTTTCTTAGGATCCAGTTTGAACATGTTACCACTTAACATTGCAATCGCTTCGTTTGTAGTATTGAAGAAATGATTAACCGTAGAAGTCTGTGTTTCAATTTGCTCATCAATTTTCTTGAAGTTTCCGTCGATTTCATCTCTGTCATCATCATCCATTAGTCCAAACCAACTTCGCAAAATTCCCCTCTTCCTACGGGAGTTACTTTCACAAAAACTTTGCAGGAGGTTCTTAAAATCATTGAGTTCGCGCGTCAGATCAACAATGTTACCGATACTTTCACAGCTACCAGGAAACTTACTTTTAAGGTCTCTGCAAGCCTGTATAAGTTTATCCACACTAGAGTTAGCCACGATAATTTCCTCTACAAACTCCTTCAGCTCGTAGTCTGCCTGAAGCGTCCATGTACTGATTTGTATTTTAACCGGCTTTAACTTTTCAAAATAGATTCCATCGCTGTAGATTGGAATATTACTGACCGGCAGCTCTCCTATGGCGTCTACCAGGAAAATTTTCGTTCCCACCAGAACTAAAATCAGTACTTGAAGACGCGACATTACTtctataacgaatgaaattttttattacTTAATTTCACTTATTTGAACATATTGCTTACCCAGAACCTACGAAATCTGTAACACAATAAAAATGATATGACAATCCTTGTTTGGTcatataaaatttgttttgaaaatcattgGTACAGCTTCACTTTGTTCATCATTGGCTACCTCTCGTCGAactttgaaacattgaaaaaaagaaatcaaatgaaatataaattaaactaattctaatttgttcaactaaaataagcaaatttgtaACTTGGTCTTTTATTTATTTGCTGTCactacccgcatagcgttttggcttcctaggcagccatggccaccagacggctaccaaaattgattcagtgacggt
This genomic window contains:
- the LOC131427830 gene encoding uncharacterized protein LOC131427830; the protein is MSRLQVLILVLVGTKIFLVDAIGELPVSNIPIYSDGIYFEKLKPVKIQISTWTLQADYELKEFVEEIIVANSSVDKLIQACRDLKSKFPGSCESIGNIVDLTRELNDFKNLLQSFCESNSRRKRGILRSWFGLMDDDDRDEIDGNFKKIDEQIETQTSTVNHFFNTTNEAIAMLSGNMFKLDPKKPDSIDYTREGQLLVMDILLNKIIRKKELFMKLLQSSSTMSLDDNIVSPSRLLKELEKLHKILPVGFSFPVALNLREVIKIYTLSRVVAQVDQCKMKVNILLPLCETIQYTTLKGTSVPTMQDGILKMFPLENDVLVYNNDHHLGMVMNYVEYKSCNHLNDFALCNTHHLMRNLSSAEDCIVVTFFNRTNSDSDCRVSRLQLRHQIWIQLADPNRWVYAIPNTTSIEVNYGLTYKRFVEIGGVGMLKLIRMCHVRSQDVILQYVPQLGGVVETHSFGFQLPAVITRDQPRIISASDNNKVILAGKNSESVVLERTHVAGIHYEQSTFSPWAVVGIVCGVFIVTFIAVKVYFKMANEKQRQQLLMARLQQQELMGQNGADLNIGTNM
- the LOC131427831 gene encoding phospholipid phosphatase 5 translates to MNKNNGHTAAVVGTSPRLNLFQETVIRLLLFAIYIYFEIKDPFIRQINPDEMWLYKNPRTDSYVPLTMLYPSVFGLSAIIFLIYYIRSSDFHDFKSAWLGLTLACTLNGVVTHSIKVAVGRPRPDFYYRCFPDGVMNADMVCSGESRAVMDGRKSFPSGHASFAFAALAFISCYLCAKLHVFTERGRGQSWRLLTAAAPLLAATMIAISRTCDYHHHWQDVAVGSLIGLVEAYLCYRQYYPPITSNLGFRPYICERRSQSPSRAKPESSIVNSEPDSKALLTPEEKDNKWT
- the LOC131427832 gene encoding acylpyruvase FAHD1, mitochondrial, with the translated sequence MSQNFFKSTRKIIGAGVNYKEILRQTNTAKPANPVIFFKPVSTLISSDEGTIKVPKVFGAINYEAELGVIIGKSGKNISADQAMGYVAGYCLALDMTGMDYIVDARSKGLPWCLGKGFDTSTPVSRFIPPEELGDPTDVRIWCKVNEQMKQDDTTRNLIFTIAELIAFSSKYMSLEKNDLILTGTPAGAGPVRNGDVIECGIGDIVQMTFHIENE